A genomic window from Hypomesus transpacificus isolate Combined female chromosome 15, fHypTra1, whole genome shotgun sequence includes:
- the trim59 gene encoding tripartite motif-containing protein 59, producing MDSLEEDLSCSVCYGLFSDPRVLPCSHTFCRSCLDNVLQLSSNISIWRPLRLPLKCPNCRSVVELPPSGVDALPANVSLRAIIEKFQKDHHQPRAPCCADHPGQPLNVYCVQDLRLVCGLCLTVGKHQGHAIDDLQAAFLRERQAPAGLLARLADQRWAQVCELGEQLQKEKQDCEAMVRQDAQVVEQFFQGLELILAQKREAFLGALDSASLEISLTFDPLIHRLKEMQEEHLDLVSQGSRLQQEESPLSFLQKVHDFRERVEALLISPLPFATPLSIAPRAADYLPQHWAAVTVGDLEGGPVPQVSCCAPPEAPEPGSGVEASCPSQGRVREIGERVQPRLVPLVLLVLLLLLGAVWGDLGALASSLLSHTAQRLGWGLGGVGTGS from the exons ATGGACAGTCTAGAGGAGGACCTGTCCTGCTCCGTGTGCTATGGCCTGTTTTCTGACCCGCGCGTCTTGCCCTGCTCACACACCTTCTGCAGATCCTGCCTGGACAAcgtcctccagctctcctccaaCATCTCCATCTGGCGCCCGCTGCGCCTGCCGCTCAAGTGCCCCAACTGCCGAAGCGTGGTGGAGCTACCGCCCAGTGGTGTGGACGCCCTGCCCGCCAACGTGTCTCTGCGCGCCatcatagagaag tTCCAGAAGGACCACCACCAGCCCAGGGCTCCCTGCTGTGCGGACCACCCCGGACAGCCCCTGAACGTGTACTGTGTGCAGGACctgaggctggtgtgtgggcTGTGTCTGACCGTGGGGAAGCACCAGGGCCACGCCATCGACGACCTGCAGGCTGCCTTCCTCAGGGAGAGGCAGGCCCCGGCCGGATTGCTGGCCAGGCTGGCTGACCAGCGCTGGGCCCAG gtgtgTGAGCTGGGGGAACAGCTGCAGAAGGAGAAGCAGGACTGTGAGGCCATGGTGAGGCAGGATGCCCAGGTGGTGGAGCAGTTCTTTCAGGGGCTGGAACTGATCCTGGCCCAGAAGAGAGAGGCCTTCCTGGGAGCCCTGGACAGCGCCAGCCTGGAGATCTCCTTGACCTTCGACCCCCTCATCCACCGGCTGAAAGAGATGCAG gaggagcATCTGGACCTGGTGTCTCAGGGCTCCAGGCTGCAGCAGGAGGAGTCGCCCCTCTCCTTTCTGCAGAAGGTACACGACTTCAGGGAGAGGGTCGAGGCCCTGCtcatctcccccctgcccttcgccacccccctctccatcgCCCCCCGCGCTGCAGACTACCTGCCCCAGCATTGGGCGGCTGTGACAGTGGGGGATCTAGAGGGGGGGCCGGTGCCCCAGGTGTCCTGCTGCGCCCCCCCCGAGGCCCCGGAGCCAGGCTCAGGGGTGGAGGCCAGCTGTCCCTCCCAGGGTCGGGTACGTGAGATCGGGGAGCGTGTCCAGCCTCGCCTGGTCCCCCTGGTCCTGCtggtcctgctgctgctgctgggggccgTGTGGGGGGACCTGGGGgctctggcctcctccctgctgAGCCACACGGCCcagaggctgggctgggggctgggag GGGTAGGAACGGGGTCATGA